A stretch of the Solanum dulcamara chromosome 6, daSolDulc1.2, whole genome shotgun sequence genome encodes the following:
- the LOC129893493 gene encoding uncharacterized protein LOC129893493 isoform X1: MQSTTHLSSQFHKAFLLPTIRTKRFAKLYYRRCLFGLIRWNKEKDQLQHVMNTLAIVRHSYLTKVYSCLFIMLLLQFLLNYIFILQNPSHLQCILGISTHYLYRFSFKESSKL; the protein is encoded by the exons ATGCAAAGTACCACTCACCTTTCATCTCAATTCCACAAAGCTTTCCTCCTGCCAACAATAAGGACGAAAAG ATTTGCAAAACTTTATTATCGGAGGTGCCTTTTTGGCTTGATTCGCTGGAACAAGGAAAAG GATCAGCTTCAACATGTAATGAACACTTTGGCTATTGTCCGGCACAGCTACTTAACAAAGGTTTATTCCTGCCTTTTTATTATGTTACTTCTGCAATTCCtactaaattatattttcattCTGCAGAACCCGTCTCATCTCCAGTGCATTCTTGGAATATCAACTCACTACCTCTACCGCTTCTCTTTTAAAGAAAGTTCCAAACTGTAA
- the LOC129893491 gene encoding thioredoxin-like 2, chloroplastic, with translation MGFSFNSLRFSSSPNSSLLTSFSSCLNSTQSNQRLHKRGVSFSDSPSTSVEFSSRIAFTPNKRFPAIKAHATATRTEEPKWWERNAGPNMLDIHSTQEFLDALCQAGDRLVIVEFYGTWCASCKALFPKFCRTAQEHPEIMFLKVNFDANKSMCKALNVKVLPYFHFYRGADGQLESFSCSLAKFQKIKDAIQLHNTDRCSIGPPIGVGDLTLELLSGTKDISAAASST, from the exons ATGGGTTTTTCTTTTAACTCTTTacgtttttcttcttctcccaATTCTTCATTGTTAACTTCATTCTCTTCGTGTTTGAATTCTACCCAATCAAATCAGAGGTTGCATAAAAGGGGTGTTTCTTTTTCTGATTCTCCATCAACTTCTGTAGAATTTAGTTCCAGAATTGCCTTCACGCCCAACAAGCGATTTCCTGCTATTAAG GCACACGCTACCGCTACACGAACTGAGGAACCAAAATGGTGGGAACGAAATGCAGGGCCTAACATGCTTGATATTCATTCGACACAAGAATTCTTGGATGCTCTGTGTCAGGCTGGAGATAGACTTGTTATTGTAGAATTCTATGGAACATGGTGTGCTTCCTGCAAAGCACTATTTCCCA AGTTCTGCAGAACAGCCCAGGAACACCCCGAAATCATGTTTCTGAAAGTCAATTTTGATGCAAATAAGTCAATGTGCAAAGCTTTGAATGTAAAAGTCCTCCCATATTTCCATTTCTACCGCGGAGCTGATGGACAGCTAGAGTCCTTCTCTTGCTCACTGGCGAAA TTCCAGAAGATAAAAGATGCAATCCAATTACATAACACAGACCGCTGCAGTATTGGCCCGCCAATAGGAGTGGGAGACCTCACACTTGAACTCCTTTCTGGGACAAAGGATATATCCGCTGCAGCTTCTTCTACTTAG
- the LOC129893493 gene encoding uncharacterized protein LOC129893493 isoform X3: MQSTTHLSSQFHKAFLLPTIRTKRFAKLYYRRCLFGLIRWNKEKDQLQHNPSHLQCILGISTHYLYRFSFKESSKL; the protein is encoded by the exons ATGCAAAGTACCACTCACCTTTCATCTCAATTCCACAAAGCTTTCCTCCTGCCAACAATAAGGACGAAAAG ATTTGCAAAACTTTATTATCGGAGGTGCCTTTTTGGCTTGATTCGCTGGAACAAGGAAAAG GATCAGCTTCAACAT AACCCGTCTCATCTCCAGTGCATTCTTGGAATATCAACTCACTACCTCTACCGCTTCTCTTTTAAAGAAAGTTCCAAACTGTAA
- the LOC129893493 gene encoding uncharacterized protein LOC129893493 isoform X2: protein MQSTTHLSSQFHKAFLLPTIRTKRFAKLYYRRCLFGLIRWNKEKDQLQHVMNTLAIVRHSYLTKNPSHLQCILGISTHYLYRFSFKESSKL from the exons ATGCAAAGTACCACTCACCTTTCATCTCAATTCCACAAAGCTTTCCTCCTGCCAACAATAAGGACGAAAAG ATTTGCAAAACTTTATTATCGGAGGTGCCTTTTTGGCTTGATTCGCTGGAACAAGGAAAAG GATCAGCTTCAACATGTAATGAACACTTTGGCTATTGTCCGGCACAGCTACTTAACAAAG AACCCGTCTCATCTCCAGTGCATTCTTGGAATATCAACTCACTACCTCTACCGCTTCTCTTTTAAAGAAAGTTCCAAACTGTAA